aagtataaagtaccATAACATGGAAGGTTAAGTCCCTCGAAATTATACAAGCTACATTCCATCACTGATGTTGAAGTTCTGCTCTCCAGCAACTGCATGAcccaatgcatgatgggaaacaccTGGCTGTCACCACatcagagagctgattggctcttagatttgacaacaaacaccacattttaaaatccctATTTTTCTGTGTGGTAGTGATATTATTGGCTGCTCGGCTCAGGTTTAATCTAAAGACATATATTGTGTggttgataataataaagcttTTTCATATAACACACATCCAAACGAATGTGTTTCACAGGCAGCCATAAAAAGAACGAAGGACAGCACACGTTGCAGATACACGCACATTATTGAACACATCCTAAAGATGAGATCTAACGGGATGTAACTGTTTCTTTGACTTCATGTGTATTCCTTAAAGGCGGCTGCAAACAGTCTGACTTGACCGCAGTTCTTTGGTCAACGCCCCTGATGCCGCCGCCTGCTCTCGTCCACTTTCCAGGCGAGGCGAAGTTCATCCTGAAGGAGCCTAATATTTCTTTAATAAAGCCATAAGCGCTGAACCCTCAGGGATTTAACTGAGCTGGGAAATGATTGAGTGTGAGAGTCTGGAACAGCTCAAGATGGTAAACGGGACCGCTTGCTGCAACATATCACGTCACCTTGATGATTTATTAATAGTATTATGAGTTACATTGCTATTAGCATTGACATACTATTACTGCTTGTATTATTATTCCATTATATCTATCGTTGCTGTTATTTTTGGTAGTCGTAACTTTTTTCTCATGTCTACGATGGCATTGGAATTGTTGATGAATAAAGCAGGTGTGTAATATCGTCTGACTCCATGTCTTTATGAGTTCTGTAACTAAGCGTGTACGATTTATTGAAGTAAGATTCAACAATGCTGATTTGATGCTTTGGTGTACTGGCGCCAAGAAACGGAACAAATGGATCAGAGGaaagtaagaaaaaaagaaagtaagaaAATTAAGAAAAGAATAGGATGAGGTGAAAGTTCATATTTCTtttcaaaatgtaataaaataaaattcgaGACAAAAAAAAGCATAAAAGATATTCAAACCCATCTGGAGGTTTATTATAATCTAGATTACTTTACAAAACAACCAAAGTCGAGTGCACAAATGACTGCATTGCTCTGAATGATGTGCAGACATGTTAAACTCTCTCACACTGTATGCAGCTTTCTCCAACATTATTGCACcaggcagccacacacacacacacacacacacacacacacacacaatgttctcTTAAATCGACGAAGGTGGCGATCAACACCTTTAGTAAACGTGGACACACGCCATCGGTCTCAGGGCTGCATGCGAATGGCTCCGTCCAGTCTGATGACCTCGCCGTTAATCATGGGGTTCTCAGCCAGCGATATCACCAGGTGGGCAAACTCCGCGGGGTCTCCCAGGCGAGAGGGGAAGGGCACCTGTCGGGCGAGAAAGGATCGCACCTTCTCTGGGAGGCCGGCCAGGAGGGGGGTGGAGAACAGACCTACGGGAATAAAGAGAGACAACATTTAAGATTTATACACCGAGGACAAATCCCCCCTGGACAGTCCCCGCGGAGCGTGAAGAGGCGACGCTGGACAAACTGTGTCATCCTGGAACCCACCAGCGATTAGTGTGACAATGATATGACAACGATGATGATTTAGCTTTTGATTGGTTTAAAATCAGCTCGTGAAACACACAGGTAGGTACACGTTGCGTCTCCGGTCTCGCATCTCGGTGCAAGACAGAAACGTGTGGAGCGATGCCGCCTCAgctcacagcagcagcatcgtGTCTTCGACACAACGCTGCTGCTCCTTTCACTTCCCACACTGACCTGGTGCGATGGTGATGACTCGGATGCCCATGGGAGCCAGATCTCGTGCAATGGGGAGGGTCATTCCAACGATACCGCCTTTAGAGGCCGAATATGCCGCCTGGCCGACCTGGAGAGGAACAAGGGAGCACAAAAGAGAGTTGAGACATGGAGCGACCACTCAGTCGCACCTTTAAAGCTTTTTAGTTCGTTTCAAGTGACCTGTCCATCAAAGGCGGCCACGCTGGCGGTGTTGATGATGCAGCCTCTGTGTCCATCTGCATCGGGCTCGTTCTTCCCCATCTCGCCCACAGCTAGAcgaatcacattaaaggttccTGCGATGTTCACctgcagaaaacacacaaagaaaggTCTCATGGTGAAAGGGTCCGTTTAGAAGTAAAAGCACCGTGAACATACTCAAAGTAACCACCATGCATTCAAATCAGTAAATGTATGGAAGTGTTATCAGCTAAATGTACTCTATGAAAAAGTACTCAGTGTGcagttcatctttttttttaccatcatATATGATGTTTCTGGATTAATATCACTGATGTATAATGTGTATGTTGCATTCAACTGCTGTAGATGTTTACAGTTATGATCATTGTAACTCCTTTAGATACTGTTGGGTCGTTACATCTGCAGTGTTGCATCACGGTCAATAAGATCATCATGTTTGTGGAGTCGCTTCCTGCCAGAACCACACATCTCTAAAACGTAAACTTTACATGAGCTCAGATGTGTCGCTACTTTTTCCGACTGAACAAGTGggatttttaaaatagtttatttAGCTTAATAAATAAGATAGTTTTCTCCACACAAAGGGGAACATGTTATCCTTCAGTTTAGGACAGGAAGAGGTTGAAAAATACAATCTGAAAAGTAACAAATGTTGTGCAGTAAAAATATCATACATTTTATTGAtttagaagaagaataaagttgAGTAAAATCTAATTATCAATAAAGTACAAGTACTTTCAATGTGTTCCTAAGTCCAGATCTTGAGTAACTTAGTTCCTCCACTGGAACTGTCACACAGCTGCAACTGGGATTCTTTGTTCTACTGATGGTTTCGCTCATTGCGTGTCATCCTTACATTGATCACGCGCTGGAAGTCCTCCAGGCTGTGAGCTAGGTTCTTCTTAAAGTTGTACGTTTTAACGGCGACAGCAATGCCGGCACAATTAACTGCCAAGTCCAGCTTCCCAAACTTCTCTCTGGCCAGGGACACGGCCGCCTGCACCTCTGCTTCAGACGTCACCTGAGAAACGAGAAGGCTGCAAGATAAATATCACCACGCATACATGTGTAAATACATGGAAACCAGTTAGTTGGTTCAATTTGCAAAGAAAAGCCTGGCATAAATAAAGTGGGTGGTCAACATGTACCACATGTTCGTCATTATGTTGTATGTGCGAGTGCCATCTGCTGAGCTGAAATCAATCAATTACAGCCTTGATCTGCCTTTAGTTTCTCTTATAGTTACAAGTTCAATTACACATTTTCACATGTTTCCAGATGTGATGTTTCCATAAAAACGTTATTATCCTTATAAAGTAGTTTTTATTGCCAGTGGCAGAGTCCACCTTAACCGCACTGGATCCAAGTTATTTCACTACCGAAGAGATTACAAGCAAACAATTCAATGGTGTTATAATTATACTGTTTTAACTATTAAAATAATACGGCAAGACGCAACTAACAGCcaattattactttttaactaaTGTACATGCCTATTGTTTTTGCACGAGTGCTGGAGCGTTGTGAGTTTATGGACTCACATCTGCCGGAGCGAAGGCACAGCGGTCCCCCAGACTGGCTGCCAGAGCCGGTCCATCAGAGGAGGGCAGGTCCAGGATAACAGCCGACGCTCCGTTCTGGATCAGACGCTCCACAGTGGCCCGGCCCAAACCAGACGCACCCCCCGTCACCAAGCCAACCATTCCCTAAAATAAAAGAGGGAACAAAAACATGCGTTACTGAGAGAAACGGATCAAAGAAAGATCAAAACTGCTGATTAATTTAAAAGCAGAGGAATCATTTAGGAAATAAAGATTAATACGATTGTAAAATAAACATGTCTCTCACATTGTGCATTATATTTTCGGTGCCCAATTATGGATTCAAGGTTGATGtggtaaaaacatattttagtgCCTGCTGACTTCTCAGTCGCTCCTCACCAGACCTCGGCTGGTAGTGACAACACAGCTCAGTGCGCTCACTTTAATATTTAGCTTGTCTTTCAACCTTTATCCTAAATGTAGCGTTTCAGACCTCTGGTCGCGTTATGGAGCTGGTTGTATAGGAACGGCTCACTATTGCATTTGCAAGAAAATGCAAAAGGATGCACAGGAACAGTCCTGCCATTGAGTCACAACAGATGTGCAGCCAGCAGAGGCAGTGAAGAAGTAGTATGTCAGCTAGTAAACACCTGATCCATGATACTGAGTTCAAAGTACAGCTCTGAACATATTTAATGTGAAAGGAAATGTACCCAACACGTTATATCTCAAGATCACGCTCTTCATTATGGGGAGTAGTACTGACTGTAAACAACACTTGTTTGTCCTTCCATGAGAATCACGTGTTTCTCAAAACTCAACTTCTCATTAACTCAGAATAAACAACCATGTGTTCAGATGTGTGACGATGCATTGTCGAGCTGACTCAAGAGAAACCGGTTTTTACTGAACAGAAGGGGATGAAAGACATAATCTGAAAAGTAACGACACACTGTAACTAACTACACATGTAACGTTAGTGCAGTAAAACGTAGAATGTGTGCCTCTAAGATGTAACCAGTGGAGGATGAGTATAAAGTAGCTTTAAGAAGAAATACTCACAAGTTAAGTCAAAGTAGCTCGAATGTGTACATACATGGAGCACTTGAGAATATGTAGTTGGTTACTTTACTAAAGTATCTGCAAGGCCAGTTAGCCCCAATGTCAGGGACCAGCGACATAATGCGGGTTCTTTGGGTGGAATGACCCTTTAAACTCGGTCTCAAAGGTCATCGTTACCGAGAAGACAAAGGGGAACAAACACGCGGCAGGACTCATTGATCCCGTGTTGGCTAGGCGATGAAACTTACGAGAAAAACTAATTAACAGGGAAAAGAATGAACACGCATAACTAACAGGAGTGTAACGCATCCTGTTCTCTCGCAGTAAGTCCTGTTGTGAacatttattcttttctttcctcaccTTGACACACCGAATATTCGCCATGTTGGTTTATGGACAGACgggcgtcttcttcttcttcgttggtgtttAATCGGGGTTGTTTAAGCGGTTTAGGAGACGCGTTGCCGCCACCAGCTGGACTGGAGTGTGCAACAAAAATCCGCATTTAAAAAACGGTAATGTAACCGTACATGTCTACGAGGTCAGGGGTCCATAATAAAGCCAATAGATctgtaaagtaaaagtactcataataaaataaatattactgaattAGAACTGTTGCATTGTCACTTTTATGTTAATGCTTGTAAATGGGGAGCTGATATGAATTGCTTCATATAGTTATAGTTGGGTAGCTTGTAAATTTCCCCCAAGTTATATATGGGTCACATCCTCATGAACGACCTCAGTGATACTGACGATGTGCAGCGGAAGTGTTGCAAACTTTATGCACAAGCCAACACACTGGCACGTACATTTCATGTGTACAGCACATGTTAAAATGCTGTTTAGAGCCAACTGTACTCCTGTCTATACAAACTACTGTACTCTACTATATGCAGACTACTGTACTCCTCTCTATACAGCCCACCTGTGGAGAAGTTATAGTAAAGCAACAATATAGTGTTGAGGTGGCATTTAATGCTTTAAGAATCTTTCTCAAGCTTCCCAGATAgacaagtgcaagtcagatgtttgtgactCATAATGTTCCCACTTTACATGATGTGTTGaggaattttatatatacatttaaatgtcgaTTTAAATGCAATTAAAAGCCTGAACTGAGCCAACAGTGATGCAAGGTatgtgtagtggccatttgtccttcaaaatcaaacaaaactataaatcatgcatgcaccgtgggttttcggagttgacgcaggcaaaagaaagcaatgtccatttccgtatgttattattctgataatttatttccgaaatcaacaaaaagaacaaagaatTTGCTGAcatttcctctctgtgctgtggtaaaaaaccattggccgccctggtgcatgctggtcctgtgcctacccacctctacatataaccacaggtgcccagtgttacccaatcagtgaacctaaaactaaatatattaaactaaactacaactaacatatcaaaatataacctaaataagcaataaataatcaaaattactttacaataaaacctatatacaaatgacaaattaaatagctccaacagtgtttcttgtttctggaaacatTGGAATAAGTGTTTGaatggtttttttttaacctcaaGTGACTTTTTAACTGCACTGAGTGTAcccgtgtcctcgtattgtatatattgttgtgtttgttgctttatggactcGAGTCTGGAATAAAAGAATATAATTAACCTGTGGTTATAAGCATTTTTAcaattttctatatatattattttaaaactgAACAAAAATAATGTGCCTATTAATCCAATAATAAAttagttagttgcagccc
The genomic region above belongs to Pseudoliparis swirei isolate HS2019 ecotype Mariana Trench chromosome 9, NWPU_hadal_v1, whole genome shotgun sequence and contains:
- the hsd17b10 gene encoding 3-hydroxyacyl-CoA dehydrogenase type-2, with translation MANIRCVKGMVGLVTGGASGLGRATVERLIQNGASAVILDLPSSDGPALAASLGDRCAFAPADVTSEAEVQAAVSLAREKFGKLDLAVNCAGIAVAVKTYNFKKNLAHSLEDFQRVINVNIAGTFNVIRLAVGEMGKNEPDADGHRGCIINTASVAAFDGQVGQAAYSASKGGIVGMTLPIARDLAPMGIRVITIAPGLFSTPLLAGLPEKVRSFLARQVPFPSRLGDPAEFAHLVISLAENPMINGEVIRLDGAIRMQP